In Marisediminicola antarctica, one DNA window encodes the following:
- a CDS encoding ABC transporter ATP-binding protein, giving the protein MIEVSNLTKRFADVTAVNDISFTVQPGKVTGFLGPNGAGKTTTMRAIAGLDRPSAGTATVNGKRLADHRAPLHEIGLLLNAGHVHPGRSAKNHLLALAATHGIGRTRVREVIELTGLESVANKRAGTFSLGMGQRLGIAGALLGDPATLVMDEPINGLDPDGVLWVRQLLRELAAGGRTVFLSSHLMSEMAMSADHLIVIGRGQLIADSPIAEVLAGEDKSRVLVRTNDAARLTAALAAPSVTVTTVAHDELEIIGIDAGTIARVAADAGVLLHELSTHTASLEDAYMSLTRSSVEFTSGAAVR; this is encoded by the coding sequence ATGATCGAGGTAAGTAATCTCACCAAGAGGTTTGCCGACGTGACGGCCGTGAACGACATTTCGTTCACGGTTCAGCCCGGCAAGGTGACCGGATTCCTTGGCCCCAACGGCGCGGGAAAGACCACAACAATGCGGGCCATCGCCGGACTTGACCGTCCGAGTGCTGGCACGGCGACGGTCAACGGTAAGCGGCTCGCAGATCACCGCGCGCCGCTGCACGAGATCGGCCTGTTGTTGAACGCGGGTCACGTGCACCCGGGCCGCAGCGCGAAGAACCACCTGCTCGCGCTTGCCGCGACCCACGGGATCGGACGCACGAGGGTGCGCGAGGTCATCGAGCTGACCGGACTGGAATCGGTGGCCAACAAGCGTGCTGGCACCTTCTCGCTCGGCATGGGCCAGCGGCTCGGTATCGCTGGGGCACTTCTCGGCGACCCCGCCACCCTCGTCATGGACGAACCGATCAATGGCCTCGATCCAGACGGCGTTCTCTGGGTTCGCCAGTTGCTGCGCGAACTGGCGGCCGGCGGCCGCACCGTGTTTCTCTCCTCGCACCTGATGAGCGAGATGGCGATGAGCGCCGACCACCTGATCGTGATCGGTCGCGGCCAGCTCATCGCTGACTCGCCGATCGCCGAGGTGCTGGCGGGCGAGGACAAGAGCCGGGTGCTCGTTCGCACTAATGACGCTGCTCGCCTGACAGCGGCCCTTGCCGCGCCCTCGGTCACCGTGACGACGGTCGCCCACGATGAGCTTGAGATCATCGGCATCGACGCGGGCACCATCGCGCGCGTCGCGGCAGACGCCGGCGTGCTGCTCCACGAGCTCTCCACCCACACGGCGTCGCTCGAGGACGCCTACATGTCACTCACCCGGTCATCGGTGGAATTCACCTCAGGGGCTGCGGTTCGATGA
- a CDS encoding ABC transporter permease subunit, whose product MSASTISPALGVASVPPARGQLSFARVLRSEWIKFTTIRSTLWGVALALVGGAGLAGLMAYAFLVGPSLDSTLTAAEMFSEIGDRPALAVIGFDIKLTYALVAILGVLLISTERASGLWNTTLVAVPSRTPALTAKLLLSGVAGTVLGFVAAVATVLITAPTFAHYGLEQSLLDPILAQVVVGAAVFTGLIGVMSTAVASVVRSTAAGAGIVLGLFLVVPSILGLVPGEFASRLAQLLPSAAGMMLLQPVDAVGWWTLATGLLVFLGWVVASVALAIVLLKRKDV is encoded by the coding sequence ATGTCAGCCTCTACCATTTCCCCCGCTCTCGGGGTCGCCTCGGTGCCACCCGCACGCGGGCAGCTCAGCTTCGCCCGAGTTCTGAGGTCGGAGTGGATCAAATTCACCACGATCCGGTCCACTCTCTGGGGGGTCGCGCTCGCGCTCGTCGGCGGGGCCGGTCTCGCCGGCCTCATGGCGTACGCCTTCCTGGTCGGTCCATCCCTCGACTCGACACTCACCGCCGCCGAGATGTTCAGCGAGATCGGCGACCGCCCCGCGCTCGCGGTCATCGGCTTCGACATCAAGCTCACCTACGCGCTCGTCGCCATCCTCGGCGTTCTCCTGATCAGCACCGAGCGCGCGTCGGGACTGTGGAACACGACGCTCGTCGCGGTTCCCTCGCGCACTCCCGCGCTCACCGCGAAGCTGCTGCTGAGCGGCGTCGCGGGAACGGTGCTGGGGTTCGTCGCGGCCGTCGCGACGGTGCTGATCACAGCGCCGACGTTCGCACACTACGGGCTCGAGCAATCCCTTCTCGATCCGATTCTCGCGCAGGTCGTTGTCGGTGCGGCAGTGTTCACTGGCCTGATCGGTGTGATGTCTACCGCGGTGGCGTCGGTGGTCCGCAGCACCGCGGCGGGCGCTGGCATCGTGCTCGGGCTATTCCTCGTCGTTCCCAGCATCCTCGGCCTCGTTCCCGGCGAGTTCGCTTCGCGGCTGGCCCAGTTGTTGCCCAGCGCCGCTGGTATGATGCTGCTTCAGCCGGTGGATGCCGTCGGCTGGTGGACGCTTGCGACGGGCCTCCTGGTCTTTCTCGGTTGGGTAGTCGCGTCGGTCGCGCTTGCCATAGTGCTGCTGAAGAGAAAAGACGTGTAG
- a CDS encoding sensor histidine kinase translates to MTRSRSARQGEATTSPAGAVPISADDFPARIGFPQSHPWLVDITIAVVYATQLMFARAYSLVTGVPGETIWLLLLVPVSAACLVFRRHRPVTVLIAVAVIGSVLSPPLGDTNDLVAVPIALYAVTVYGTPRVAWFGLLGFAFIELFGIQLWSSMPGADGASYRDAIALIEISAALPMLCVSAILTGMLVRGRHEQLRILVDRARQVARERDSQAQIATLAERSRIAREMHDIVAHSLSVIVALADGATATAQSDPAATKSALDRLSDTGRTAMNDMRRLLGVLSDDEPLAPKLHPTPGYTDLDSLVESFRAVGMPVRLSTTGMPTDSPAVQLTVYRIAQESLTNVLRYAVAPTRVEVALVFIDSETILTVTNDGQRSALRHGSSGAGRGIIGMIERAAVHDGIVETGPWSGGGWRVRASLPREPQEAR, encoded by the coding sequence GTGACACGATCGCGATCTGCCCGGCAGGGCGAGGCGACCACCTCACCTGCCGGGGCAGTGCCCATCTCCGCCGACGACTTCCCGGCGAGAATCGGCTTCCCGCAGTCACACCCCTGGCTTGTGGACATCACGATCGCCGTCGTATATGCAACTCAACTGATGTTCGCGAGAGCCTACAGTCTGGTCACAGGGGTGCCGGGGGAGACGATCTGGCTTCTCCTGCTCGTGCCGGTCTCTGCGGCGTGTCTGGTCTTCCGGCGGCATCGTCCCGTCACCGTGCTCATCGCAGTCGCGGTCATCGGGTCAGTGCTTAGCCCGCCTCTCGGCGACACCAACGACCTCGTTGCCGTACCCATCGCGCTGTACGCCGTGACGGTGTACGGCACTCCCCGCGTGGCATGGTTCGGTTTGCTCGGGTTCGCGTTCATCGAATTGTTCGGTATTCAACTGTGGTCGTCGATGCCCGGGGCCGATGGGGCGAGCTATCGCGATGCGATCGCCCTGATCGAAATCAGCGCCGCTCTTCCCATGCTCTGCGTGTCCGCCATATTGACCGGCATGCTGGTGCGCGGGCGACACGAGCAGCTCCGCATCCTCGTCGATCGTGCCCGGCAAGTGGCTCGGGAGCGTGACAGCCAAGCGCAGATCGCGACGCTTGCCGAACGCTCGCGAATCGCGCGCGAGATGCACGACATCGTGGCCCACAGCCTCTCGGTCATCGTCGCGCTCGCCGACGGGGCGACCGCGACAGCGCAGAGCGACCCCGCGGCGACGAAAAGTGCGCTCGATCGGCTCTCTGATACGGGGCGAACCGCGATGAACGACATGCGTCGACTGCTCGGCGTGCTGTCAGACGATGAGCCGCTCGCCCCCAAGCTGCATCCCACTCCCGGGTACACCGATCTCGATTCACTTGTCGAGAGCTTTCGCGCGGTGGGCATGCCCGTTCGCCTGTCGACGACGGGCATGCCCACCGACAGCCCTGCCGTTCAGCTGACCGTCTACCGCATCGCGCAGGAGTCGCTCACGAACGTGCTGCGCTATGCCGTCGCCCCCACGAGAGTCGAAGTCGCACTGGTATTCATCGACTCCGAGACAATTCTCACCGTGACCAACGATGGCCAGCGGTCCGCGCTGAGGCACGGATCATCCGGCGCCGGGCGCGGCATCATCGGCATGATCGAACGGGCTGCGGTGCACGACGGCATCGTCGAGACGGGGCCATGGTCGGGCGGTGGATGGCGCGTGCGCGCTTCCCTTCCGAGAGAGCCACAGGAGGCGCGATGA